The Sesamum indicum cultivar Zhongzhi No. 13 linkage group LG6, S_indicum_v1.0, whole genome shotgun sequence genome has a segment encoding these proteins:
- the LOC105165307 gene encoding type I inositol polyphosphate 5-phosphatase 4-like (The sequence of the model RefSeq protein was modified relative to this genomic sequence to represent the inferred CDS: added 28 bases not found in genome assembly), producing MRDENTKKSKLSWPKTLVKKWFNLQTKAGDFHADDIVYEGSDEEWRKKFSEVEACTIKTSKTEKSNRRKSDRVVRQHKFELDASQITDVHNYRIFVATWNVAGKSPPSFLSLEDWLHTSPPADLYVLGFQEIVPLNAGNVLGTEDNGPARKWQALIRRTLNSLPGSSGSCPLPSLIPAATYELGDDFEGSNREKDSSFFYRRSFQSINRSMRMMPSGISMPQPTLDRRFSVCDRIMYGHRPSDYYDLNGRCGCSSDDDDGPSDSPYTNYSAFSYDGPVCIEERDRHPGQSRYCLVASKQMVGLFLTVWIKSDLREAVRNLKVSCVGRGLMGYLGNKGSISISMSLHQTSFCFVCSHLTSGEKDGDELRRNSDVMEILRKTRFPQVHAMGDENSPQTILDHDRIIWLGDLNYRIALAYRCAKALVEMRNWRALLENDQLRIEQRHGRVFAGWNEGRIYFPPTYKYSNNSDRYTGENTHPKEKRRTPAWCDRILWRGPGLRQLSYVRGESKFSDHRPVYSIFLAEVESINCSRIKKSMSYSSSRIEVEELLPYSHGHGQLNFF from the exons ATGAGagatgaaaatacaaagaaaagcaAG CTTTCATGGCCTAAGACACTAGTCAAGAAATGGTTCAACCTCCAGACAAAAGCTGGGGATTTTCATGCTGATGATATCGTTTATGAAG GtagtgatgaagaatggagGAAAAAATTCTCAGAGGTGGAGGCATGCACCATCAAGACAAGCAAGACAG AGAAATCAAACAGGCGAAAGTCAGACCGTGTCGTCCGACAACATAAGTTTGAACTTGATGCATCCCAAATTACAGATGTGCACAACTATAG GATCTTTGTGGCAACATGGAATGTGGCTGGAAAGTCCCCACCAAGTTTCTTAAGTCTGGAAGACTGGCTCCACACCTCACCTCCTGCCGATCTTTATGTTCTCGG atttcaagaaattgttCCTCTAAATGCTGGTAATGTTTTGGGCACAGAAGATAATGGCCCTGCTCGGAAATGGCAAGCACTTATTCGGAGAACTCTTAACAGTCTTCCGGGAAGTAGCGGTAGTTGTCCTTTACCT TGGGTGATGACTTTGAGGGTTCGAATAGAGAAAAGGACTCTTCTTTCTTCTACCGCCGCTCTTTTCAGTCAATCAACCGCAGCATGAGAATGATGCCAAGTGGCATTTCTATGCCACAGCCTACACTTGATCGCCGATTCAGTGTCTGTGATCGGATAATGTATGGGCATAGACCGAGTGATTATTATGATCTGAATGGGAGGTGTGGTTGTTCCTCTGATGATGACGACGGGCCAAGTGATTCACCTTATACTAACTACTCAGCTTTCTCTTATGATGGACCTGTCTGTATTGAGGAGAGGGACAGACACCCAGGGCAATCAAGGTATTGTTTGGTTGCAAGCAAACAGATGGTTGGACTATTTCTCACTGTATGGATAAAGAGTGATTTGAGAGAGGCAGTTCGCAATCTGAAGGTATCCTGTGTTGGAAGAGGGTTGATGGGTTATCTTGGAAACAAG GGTTCAATTTCAATAAGCATGTCTTTGCACCAAACAAGCTTCTGCTTCGTTTGTAGTCATTTGACCTCTGGAGAGAAGGACGGTGACGAGCTGCGAAGGAACTCTGATGTCATGGAAATTTTGAGGAAAACAAGATTCCCACAAGTCCATGCAATGGGAGATGAGAACTCCCCTCAAACAATTCTTGATCATGA TCGAATCATATGGCTTGGGGACTTGAACTACAGAATCGCCCTTGCCTACCGATGTGCAAAGGCTCTTGTAGAGATGCGCAACTGGAGAGCTTTGTTAGAAAACGACCAG CTCCGGATAGAGCAGAGACATGGGCGTGTTTTTGCAGGATGGAACGAAGGAAGAATATATTTCCCTCCTACATACAAGTACTCAAATAATTCAGACAGATACACCGGCGAGAATACGCACCCAAAAGAGAAACGAAGAACACCCGCATG GTGTGACCGTATACTGTGGCGGGGTCCTGGTCTAAGACAACTATCATATGTTCGTGGAGAGTCTAAGTTTTCAGATCATAGACCAGTATACAGTATATTCCTAGCAGAAGTTGAGTCCATCAACTGCAGCCGCATCAAGAAAAGCATGAGTTATTCAAGCTCTCGGATTGAGGTTGAAGAGCTGTTGCCATACTCTCATGGCCATGGTCAGCTAAATTTTTTCTAA
- the LOC105165306 gene encoding uncharacterized protein LOC105165306 isoform X2 has translation MPVKRSRAVGPSSHLFKQVATSVDAGVNPTAVIKADASGGSSQSKILNIAYPLSVGDSDRVKFGVFLERCHYCKKRIARKSEVFMYSFHDVLLCSKSAVPWMYNIIMQRPLCILLC, from the exons atgcCGGTGAAGCGCAGCAGAGCGGTGGGTCCGTCGAGCCACCTCTTCAAGCAAGTTGCGACCAGCGTGGACGCTGGCGTCAATCCGACTGCAGTTATTAAGGCTGACGCCTCCGGAGGGTCGTCCCAATCGAAGATTTTGAACATCGCTTATCCGCTAAGTGTTGGAGATTCTGATCGGGTAAAATTTGGGGTTTTCTTGGAGCGGTGTCACTATTGCAAGAAGCGGATCGCTCGGAAATCTGAGGTATTCATGTACAG TTTCCATGACGTATTGTTATGCTCTAAGAGTGCTGTCCCTTGGATGTACAACATTATCATGCAGCGACCTCTGTGCATTCTGCTCTGCTGA
- the LOC105165363 gene encoding non-specific lipid-transfer protein, with protein MAHRRSCLCASVAILLLISSVFRARAQITTPCTASVISSFTPCFNYLTGSSGTGSSPTEDCCNSLRSLMTDNVDCACLIITGNVPVSIPFINANLAISLPRVCKNSVPLQCKASGVPLPAPGPVLFGPTPAPAAPASRGHPAAPAPRGHPAAPAPAPDAHSPRASKAATAHQRWKALMSRRRRLLNFR; from the exons ATGGCTCATCGTCGTTCATGCCTGTGTGCGTCGGTTGCAATACTTCTGTTAATATCTTCAGTTTTCAGGGCGAGAGCACAGATCACCACACCGTGCACCGCTTCGGTCATAAGCAGCTTCACTCCCTGCTTCAACTATCTCACAGGGAGCAGTGGGACGGGTTCTTCGCCAACTGAGGACTGCTGCAATTCGTTGAGATCTCTCATGACAGATAACGTGGACTGCGCATGCCTTATAATAACCGGAAATGTTCCTGTCTCGATACCGTTTATCAATGCAAACCTGGCGATTTCACTCCCCCGTGTATGCAAGAATTCGGTACCGTTGCAGTGCAAAG CCTCTGGTGTCCCCTTGCCGGCTCCAG GTCCTGTTCTATTCGGTCCAACTCCAGCTCCTGCTGCTCCAGCTTCTCGTGGTCATCCTGCTGCTCCAGCTCCTCGTGGTCATCCTGCTGCTCCAGCTCCAGCTCCTGATGCTCATAGTCCCAGAG CTTCTAAAGCAGCAACGGCACACCAGCGGTGGAAAGCTTTGATGTCGCGCCGGCGCCGCCTCCTAAATTTTCGTTAG
- the LOC105165361 gene encoding non-specific lipid-transfer protein-like protein At2g13820 — protein MERAVALVLIIAILAVDFPLETVAQSSCQDVIASLSACYRYIYESDATPSRQCCSRLENVVDTQPECLCQVVDGEGLNRTRVLDLPSACNVQTPPTSDCYFPPPSGYSTKIVNSLLLSVPTAAACAGILMII, from the exons ATGGAGAGAGCAGTAGCACTAGTATTGATCATCGCAATTCTTGCAGTAGATTTTCCTCTGGAGACGGTGGCACAATCGTCTTGCCAAGACGTGATAGCAAGCCTGTCAGCGTGCTATCGTTACATATACGAGAGCGACGCGACCCCTTCTCGTCAGTGCTGCAGTCGGCTTGAAAACGTGGTTGACACACAACCAGAATGTCTGTGCCAGGTTGTGGATGGAGAAGGCCTCAACAGGACTCGGGTTCTGGATCTCCCCAGTGCTTGCAATGTCCAAACTCCGCCCACTAGCGACTGTTACT TTCCACCACCATCAG GATATTCCACCAAGATTGTGAACTCTCTGCTGCTTTCTGTCCCAACAGCTGCAGCATGTGCAGGAATTCTCATGATCATTTGA
- the LOC105165306 gene encoding uncharacterized protein LOC105165306 isoform X4, with protein sequence MPVKRSRAVGPSSHLFKQVATSVDAGVNPTAVIKADASGGSSQSKILNIAYPLSVGDSDRVKFGVFLERCHYCKKRIARKSEVFMYRNSQRIAKRR encoded by the exons atgcCGGTGAAGCGCAGCAGAGCGGTGGGTCCGTCGAGCCACCTCTTCAAGCAAGTTGCGACCAGCGTGGACGCTGGCGTCAATCCGACTGCAGTTATTAAGGCTGACGCCTCCGGAGGGTCGTCCCAATCGAAGATTTTGAACATCGCTTATCCGCTAAGTGTTGGAGATTCTGATCGGGTAAAATTTGGGGTTTTCTTGGAGCGGTGTCACTATTGCAAGAAGCGGATCGCTCGGAAATCTGAGGTATTCATGTACAG GAACAGCCAGCGAATCGCAAAGAGAAGGTAG
- the LOC105165306 gene encoding uncharacterized protein LOC105165306 isoform X3, whose amino-acid sequence MPVKRSRAVGPSSHLFKQVATSVDAGVNPTAVIKADASGGSSQSKILNIAYPLSVGDSDRVKFGVFLERCHYCKKRIARKSEFFMCWFPPFYRALHESITGWVVMFSIYIS is encoded by the exons atgcCGGTGAAGCGCAGCAGAGCGGTGGGTCCGTCGAGCCACCTCTTCAAGCAAGTTGCGACCAGCGTGGACGCTGGCGTCAATCCGACTGCAGTTATTAAGGCTGACGCCTCCGGAGGGTCGTCCCAATCGAAGATTTTGAACATCGCTTATCCGCTAAGTGTTGGAGATTCTGATCGGGTAAAATTTGGGGTTTTCTTGGAGCGGTGTCACTATTGCAAGAAGCGGATCGCTCGGAAATCTGAG TTTTTCATGTGCTGGTTTCCTCCTTTCTATAGAGCTCTTCATGAATCTATCACCGGCTGGGTGGTGATGTTCTCCATTTACATTTCCTAA
- the LOC105165362 gene encoding non-specific lipid-transfer protein-like protein At2g13820, which produces MATTKYEMVLVVIFAFMLCREATAQSSCSSTIMSLSSCLNYVTGNTSTPSASCCSSLAGVVQSQPRCLCPLLTGGGSSLGIAINQTLALALPAVCSVQTPPVSQCNAVANGPAGAPAPSPLSSPTDASTEPAETPATTTIPESTGSKTVPSTNTGTSGGSSITSSIQLSAFTLFIATWAANTIKF; this is translated from the exons ATGGCTACTACAAAGTACGAAATGGTCTTGGTCGTAATCTTTGCATTTATGCTATGCAGAGAAGCAACGGCCCAGTCAAGCTGTTCCAGCACAATTATGAGCCTCTCGTCGTGTTTAAATTACGTTACGGGAAACACATCAACCCCATCTGCATCATGCTGCTCGTCGCTTGCTGGTGTTGTTCAGTCACAGCCACGCTGCCTTTGTCCGTTGCTAACGGGCGGTGGTTCTTCTCTTGGTATCGCCATTAATCAAACTCTTGCTCTGGCACTTCCTGCTGTTTGCAGTGTGCAGACTCCTCCAGTTAGCCAGTGCAATG CTGTTGCTAATGGACCAGCCGGTGCCCCTGCACCGTCCCCCTTGAGTTCCCCTACAGACGCCTCCACCGAACCAGCTGAGACTCCAGCTACAACGACCATTCCCGAATCTACAG GGTCGAAGACAGTCCCAAGTACCAACACGGGCACATCCGGTGGAAGCTCTATCACGTCATCCATCCAACTCTCAGCGTTCACTCTATTCATCGCTACTTGGGCTGCCAACACTATCAAATTTTGA
- the LOC105165306 gene encoding uncharacterized protein LOC105165306 isoform X1 has translation MPVKRSRAVGPSSHLFKQVATSVDAGVNPTAVIKADASGGSSQSKILNIAYPLSVGDSDRVKFGVFLERCHYCKKRIARKSEVFMYSDLCAFCSAECRDLQIALDLSTQEQPANRKEKVVVDG, from the exons atgcCGGTGAAGCGCAGCAGAGCGGTGGGTCCGTCGAGCCACCTCTTCAAGCAAGTTGCGACCAGCGTGGACGCTGGCGTCAATCCGACTGCAGTTATTAAGGCTGACGCCTCCGGAGGGTCGTCCCAATCGAAGATTTTGAACATCGCTTATCCGCTAAGTGTTGGAGATTCTGATCGGGTAAAATTTGGGGTTTTCTTGGAGCGGTGTCACTATTGCAAGAAGCGGATCGCTCGGAAATCTGAGGTATTCATGTACAG CGACCTCTGTGCATTCTGCTCTGCTGAATGCCGTGACCTTCAGATTGCACTGGACCTTTCTACGCAGGAACAGCCAGCGAATCGCAAAGAGAAGGTAGTAGTTGATGGCTAG
- the LOC105165305 gene encoding vicilin-like antimicrobial peptides 2-2 precursor (The RefSeq protein has 3 substitutions, 2 frameshifts compared to this genomic sequence), with translation MSCGGRLCLVLFALLLASAVVASESKDPELKQCKHQCKAQQQISKEQKEACIQACKEYIRQKHQGEHGRGGGDILEEEVWNRKSPIERLRECSRGCEQQHGEQREECLRRCQEEYQREKGRQDDDNPTDPEKQYQQCRLQCRRQGEGGGFSREHCERRREEKYREQQGREGGRGEMYEGREREEEQEEQGRGRIPYVFEDQHFITGFRTQHGRMRVLQKFTDRSELLRGIENYRVAILEAEPQTFIVPNHWDAESVVFVAKGRGTISLVRQDRRESLNIKQGDILKINAGTTAYLINRDNNERLVLAKLLQPVSTPGEFELFFGAGGENPESFFKSFSDEILEAAFNTRRDRLQRIFGQQRQGVIVKASEEQVRAMSRHEEGGIWPFGGESKGTINIYQQRPTHSNQYGQLHEVDASQYRQLRDLDLTVSLANITQGAMTAPHYNSKATKIALVVDGEGYFEMACPHMSRSRGSYQGETRGRPSYQRVASRLTRGTVVIIPAGHPFVAVASSNQNLQVLCFEVNANNNEKFPLAGRRNVMNQLEREAKELAFGMPAREVEEVSRSQQEEFFFKGPRQQQQGRADA, from the exons ATGAGTTGCGGGGGGAGGTTGTGTTTGGTGCTGTTTGCATTGCTACTTGCTTCTGCAGTTGTTGCTTCTGAGTCCAAGGATCCGGAGCTGAAGCAGTGCAAGCATCAGTGCAAAGCTCAGCAACAAATTAGCAAGGAGCAGAAAGAAGCCTGCATCCAAGCGTGCAAAGAGTACATCAGACAGAAACATCAAGGGGAGCACGGCCGCGGAGGCGGTGACATCCTCGAGGAGGAGGTCTGGAACCGGAAAAGCCCGATAGAAAGGCTCCGCGAGTGCAGCAGGGGATGTGAACAACAACACGGCGAACAGCGAGAAGAATGCCTTAGGCGCTGCCAGGAGGAGTACCAGAGGGAGAAAGGGAGGCAGGACGATGACAATCCGACGGACCCGGAGAAGCAGTATCAGCAGTGCAGGCTTCAGTGTCGCCGCCAGGGTGAGGGAGGCGGATTCTCCCGCGAACACTGCGAGCGCAGATGCGAGGAGAAGTACAGAGAGCAGCAGGGGCGAGAGGGGGGGAGAGGTGAAATGTATGAagggagagaaagagaggaggAGCAAGAAGAACAGGGACGAGGGCGGATTCCGTACGTGTTTGAGGACCAGCATTTCATTACTGGTTTCCGGACGCAGCACGGCCGGATGCGGGTCCTTCAGAAATTCACGGACAGGTCCGAGCTCCTCAGGGGCATTGAGAATTACCGTGTCGCGATTCTTGAAGCGGAGCCTCAAACGTTTATTGTACCCAACCATTGGGATGCGGAATCTGTAGTCTTTGTTGCAAAAG GAAGAGGAACAATAAGCTTAGTTCGGCAAGACAGGAGGGAGAGCTTAAATATCAAACAAGGTGATATATTGAAGATCAATGCGGGGACGACAGCATACTTGATCAACAGGGACAACAACGAGAGACTTGTCCTGGCCAAGCTTCTCCAGCCTGTCTCCACTCCTGGAGAATTTGAG TTATTTTTCGGGGCCGGAGGTGAAAATCCAGAGTCGTTCTTCAAGTCTTTCAGTGATGAAATACTCGAGGCTGCTttcaat ACGAGGAGGGATCGATTGCAAAGGATCTTTGGGCAACAGAGGCAAGGGGTGATAGTGAANNNNNNNNNNATGAGCCGGCACGAAGAGGGCGGGATCTGGCCTTTCGGCGGCGAATCCAAGGGCACGATTAATATCTATCAGCAACGCCCCACCCACTCCAACCAGTATGGACAGCTCTACGAGGTTGACGCCAGCCAATATAGGCAGCTACGAGACCTTGATCTCACTGTTTCTCTCGCCAACATCACGCag GGTGCGATGACAGCTCCCCATTACAACTCGAAGGCCACAAAGATCGCCCTAGTGGTTGATGGCGAGGGCTACTTCGAAATGGCTTGCCCTCACATGTCTCGGTCACGGGGCAGTTACCAGGGCGAGACTAGAGGTAGACCAAGCTACCAGAGAGTTGCCTCCCGCCTAACACGTGGCACGGTGGTCATCATTCCGGCTGGTCATCCTTTTGTGGCTGTTGCTTCGAGCAATCAGAACCTGCAGGTTCTCTGCTTCGAAGTCAATGCTAACAACAATGAAAAATTCCCTCTTGCAG gAAGAAGGAATGTGATGAACCAACTAGAGAGAGAGGCGAAGGAGCTGGCGTTTGGAATGCCCGCGAGGGAAGTGGAAGAGGTGTTCAGGAGCCAGCAAGAAGAGTTCTTCTTCAAGGGGCCGCGCCAGCAGCAACAGGGCCGTGCTGATGCGTAA